A stretch of the Dyella telluris genome encodes the following:
- the ggt gene encoding gamma-glutamyltransferase, with amino-acid sequence MKHPLNWRVTLLALLVSSSAAFADSRPATAPAAATAPHVITQRPGHAGIASANFHATDAGLEVLAKGGNAFDAAIAVASTLSIVEPESSGIGGGFMAVLHRASDGKDVFIDARETAPAAVNTKDYLNKDGTPNRDTALNGPLSAGIPGEPAGLAWLSKHYGKLPLKDALTPAIRLAREGFQPDGRLINAITERQDDIKRWPASTAKYLPEGKPPVAGQVWRDPDQARTLEILGEQGADGFYRGEVGKKLVDAVRAAGGNWTAKDLESYQIKERTPITVDYRGYRVVTAPPASSGGVAVAEILNILSGYDLTKLDDAHRTHLVIEAMRRAFRDHNDYLGDPDFVKMPLDMLLSPYYAAGLRMTILADKATPSSMLPASIAVDPGMHTTHFSVIDKGGNIASITLTVNYTMGSTFVAAGTGVLLNDEMDDFALVPNKPNVYGLLGSAANAPEPGKRMLSSMTPSIVFGADRVGVIGSPGGSTIITQVLEGILAFMDGKDAQGVAAQKRFHHQYMPDRVDVEPGAFDPATADALTRMGHTLKERSPWGYMNVVTWDLKTNKLDAASDPRRESGLGKVQ; translated from the coding sequence ATGAAGCACCCGTTGAACTGGCGCGTGACGCTGCTGGCCCTGCTGGTTTCCTCCAGCGCTGCTTTCGCCGACAGCCGTCCCGCCACGGCACCTGCTGCCGCCACCGCTCCGCACGTCATCACGCAGCGCCCCGGCCATGCCGGTATTGCCAGCGCGAACTTCCATGCAACGGATGCCGGCCTCGAAGTGCTGGCCAAGGGTGGCAACGCGTTCGACGCGGCCATTGCCGTGGCGTCCACGCTCTCCATCGTGGAGCCGGAAAGCTCGGGTATCGGCGGTGGCTTCATGGCCGTGCTGCATCGCGCGTCCGATGGGAAGGACGTGTTCATCGATGCGCGCGAAACCGCGCCGGCCGCGGTGAACACCAAGGATTACCTCAACAAGGACGGTACGCCCAACCGCGACACCGCCCTCAATGGCCCGCTCTCCGCCGGTATTCCCGGTGAGCCCGCCGGCCTGGCGTGGCTGTCGAAGCACTACGGCAAGCTGCCGCTGAAAGATGCGCTGACGCCGGCCATCCGCCTGGCGCGCGAGGGCTTCCAGCCGGATGGTCGCCTGATCAATGCCATCACCGAGCGCCAGGACGACATCAAGCGCTGGCCGGCTTCCACGGCCAAGTACCTGCCGGAGGGCAAGCCGCCGGTGGCGGGGCAGGTGTGGCGCGATCCGGACCAGGCACGCACGCTGGAAATCCTGGGCGAGCAGGGTGCCGACGGTTTCTACCGCGGCGAGGTCGGCAAGAAGCTGGTGGACGCGGTGCGTGCCGCCGGCGGCAACTGGACCGCGAAGGACCTGGAGAGTTACCAGATCAAGGAGCGCACGCCGATCACGGTGGACTACCGCGGCTACCGCGTGGTCACCGCGCCGCCGGCCTCGTCGGGCGGCGTGGCCGTGGCCGAGATCCTCAATATCCTCTCCGGCTACGACCTGACCAAGCTTGACGATGCCCATCGCACGCATCTGGTCATCGAAGCCATGCGTCGCGCGTTCCGTGATCACAACGACTACCTCGGCGATCCGGACTTCGTGAAGATGCCGCTGGACATGCTGCTGTCGCCTTACTACGCGGCCGGCCTGCGCATGACCATCCTGGCCGACAAGGCCACGCCTTCGTCGATGCTGCCCGCCAGCATTGCGGTGGATCCGGGCATGCACACCACGCATTTCTCGGTGATCGACAAGGGCGGCAATATCGCCTCCATCACGCTGACCGTGAACTACACGATGGGCTCCACCTTCGTGGCCGCCGGCACCGGCGTGCTGCTGAACGACGAGATGGATGACTTCGCGCTGGTGCCGAACAAGCCCAACGTCTACGGCCTGCTGGGCAGCGCGGCGAACGCGCCGGAGCCGGGCAAGCGCATGTTGTCGTCGATGACGCCGAGCATCGTGTTCGGTGCAGACCGGGTGGGCGTGATCGGTTCGCCGGGTGGCTCCACCATCATCACCCAGGTGCTGGAAGGCATCCTTGCGTTCATGGATGGCAAGGACGCGCAGGGCGTTGCCGCGCAGAAACGTTTCCATCACCAGTACATGCCCGATCGCGTGGACGTGGAGCCGGGTGCCTTCGATCCGGCCACCGCCGATGCGCTGACCCGCATGGGCCACACGCTGAAGGAACGCAGCCCGTGGGGCTACATGAACGTGGTCACGTGGGATCTGAAGACCAACAAGCTCGATGCAGCGAGTGATCCGCGCCGCGAGTCGGGCCTGGGCAAGGTGCAGTAA
- a CDS encoding MBL fold metallo-hydrolase, translating to MEMWSLIGNSQKLDGGAMFGNAPRALWSRWITPDAENRIPLACRCLLVKGLDGKNVLFETGIGAFFEPALRERYGVVEDRHVLLDSLAQAGLTHEDIDAVVLSHLHFDHAGGLLAAWVEGQPPSLLFPKATYLVGAGHWRRALKPHPRDRASFVPELQPLLEASGRLELVDGEHSKALGDAVRFSYSDGHTPGLMLAEVGGVVFCADLIPGRFWVHLPITMGYDRYPEKLIEEKQVFLDDKLARGVRLFFTHDHDCAVARVVRDERGRYGTADEKQEMHGLAA from the coding sequence ATGGAGATGTGGTCGCTGATCGGCAACTCGCAGAAACTCGACGGCGGCGCGATGTTCGGCAACGCACCGAGGGCCCTGTGGTCACGCTGGATCACACCTGATGCGGAGAACCGCATTCCTCTGGCCTGTCGCTGCCTGCTGGTGAAGGGTCTGGACGGCAAGAACGTGCTGTTCGAAACCGGGATCGGTGCGTTTTTCGAGCCGGCGCTGCGCGAACGCTATGGCGTGGTGGAAGACCGCCACGTGCTGCTCGATTCGCTGGCGCAGGCCGGGCTGACCCACGAAGACATCGACGCGGTGGTGTTGTCGCACCTGCACTTCGATCACGCGGGTGGCCTGCTCGCGGCATGGGTTGAAGGGCAGCCGCCCAGCCTGTTGTTCCCCAAGGCCACTTATCTGGTGGGTGCCGGACACTGGCGCCGGGCGCTCAAGCCGCATCCGCGCGACCGCGCCTCGTTCGTGCCCGAGCTGCAGCCGCTGCTCGAGGCGAGCGGGCGGCTGGAGCTGGTCGACGGCGAGCATTCGAAAGCCTTGGGTGATGCCGTGCGCTTCAGCTATTCGGACGGCCATACGCCCGGCCTGATGCTGGCGGAAGTGGGCGGTGTGGTGTTCTGCGCCGATCTCATTCCCGGTCGCTTCTGGGTGCACCTGCCCATCACGATGGGCTATGACCGTTATCCGGAAAAGTTGATCGAAGAGAAGCAGGTCTTCCTGGACGACAAGCTGGCCCGTGGCGTACGTCTGTTCTTCACGCATGATCACGATTGCGCGGTCGCGCGCGTGGTGCGCGACGAGCGCGGTCGTTATGGCACCGCTGACGAAAAACAAGAGATGCACGGACTGGCGGCCTGA
- a CDS encoding TMEM43 family protein has product MQPWLRRVLGVILLVVGAALAMLTEQGVLENRHASDRHGGPIVDVGSGAPSDRMERGNLVRVSGPVRVVEQPYDPEFGQRANAPVLIRHVEMFQWREIRVGSDVHYEQDWVDRPVDSRRFVQPSGHANPERFPIEGKQFDAGEARVGRYALSPPLLHALPGSELITPEGKTLPVNLAAAFSLSGNYFTTSVHADRPILGDLRVSWEVVPSQVVTVLAQVSGDQLVPAASAIDGKGFDVQSGERSLVDVVPDVPAPPSLAWLRRLAAIFIAVFGAWLLLPERPRTHHDFLLAVGSGTLLVSAMACVMWLGTDIVMGGLWFGAALAGMALAVWRLRVTAEPALS; this is encoded by the coding sequence ATGCAGCCGTGGTTGCGACGCGTACTGGGTGTGATTCTGCTGGTGGTGGGCGCGGCACTGGCGATGCTGACCGAGCAGGGGGTGCTCGAGAACCGTCATGCGTCCGATCGCCATGGCGGCCCGATTGTGGATGTGGGTAGCGGTGCCCCATCGGATCGCATGGAGCGCGGCAACCTCGTGCGTGTCTCCGGGCCGGTCCGTGTGGTGGAGCAACCCTATGATCCCGAGTTCGGCCAGCGTGCGAACGCGCCTGTGCTGATTCGTCACGTCGAGATGTTCCAGTGGCGGGAAATCCGCGTGGGTAGCGACGTGCATTACGAGCAGGATTGGGTGGATCGTCCGGTGGATTCGCGTCGCTTCGTGCAGCCGTCAGGTCATGCGAACCCGGAGCGCTTCCCCATTGAAGGCAAGCAGTTCGATGCCGGTGAGGCACGCGTTGGCCGCTATGCCTTGTCTCCGCCGCTGTTGCATGCGCTGCCGGGCAGTGAGCTGATCACTCCCGAAGGCAAGACGCTGCCGGTCAATCTGGCGGCAGCCTTCTCGCTCAGTGGCAATTACTTCACCACCAGCGTGCACGCGGACCGCCCGATTCTTGGTGATCTGCGCGTGAGCTGGGAGGTGGTGCCCTCGCAGGTGGTTACGGTGTTGGCCCAGGTCAGTGGCGATCAGCTGGTGCCGGCGGCGAGTGCCATCGACGGCAAGGGCTTTGACGTGCAGAGCGGTGAACGCTCGCTGGTGGACGTGGTGCCTGACGTGCCGGCGCCGCCCTCACTCGCCTGGCTGCGTCGCCTTGCTGCCATCTTCATTGCCGTCTTTGGCGCATGGTTGTTGCTGCCCGAGCGTCCGCGCACGCATCATGACTTCCTGCTCGCCGTGGGTAGCGGCACCCTGCTGGTATCGGCGATGGCCTGCGTGATGTGGCTGGGCACGGATATCGTGATGGGCGGACTCTGGTTCGGAGCGGCACTGGCGGGCATGGCCCTCGCCGTGTGGCGGCTGCGCGTCACCGCGGAGCCGGCACTGTCCTGA
- a CDS encoding M13 family metallopeptidase — translation MKATSPLLRRRLLALALAAASVGSVYAATPADAPAKAKPDVVADHIDTSVNPGDDFFAFANGGWLKNNPIPAEESQWGIGQVVQNELYAKLRKISEDAAADKGAKPGSDEQKVGDFWTVAMDQPLADRLGATPLKDELARIDAVHDVNSALDEAFALHQIGVGPFFDVGITQDEKQSDVMAVHLWQGGLGLPERDYYFNPEKGVAKVRAAYVVHLQRVFHLLGKSDAEAATSAKQVMALETALAKASRPLAELRDPEKNYHKMAPTELTAGYTPSIAWNTRLAGWKLPASTVIVGQPEFYKSLQAELAKTPVAVLRDYMRAQLVDTYASYLSQDFDNEHFDFYGRTLNGQAEQKPRWKRALRAENQALGMILGRIYVKDYFSEAAKQRYNTMVEAVRTAYGARIDKLDWMSPATKAKAHEKLAAITKKVGYPDKWKDYSALTIGRASYAQNMMSAMHWEFDDAVSKFGKPVDRNEWEMTPQTYNAYYNPSNNEIVLPAAQFMIPGFADNQIDDAVVYGYVAASTIGHEITHGFDDEGRQYDAKGNLKDWWSKDDATRFKQRADVMVKQFNAYEPLPGLHINGQASLGENIADFGGIMIGLDAFKQTAQYQKGEKIAGYTPLQRFFLGYALGWLSQEREEKLRTGLLADVHAPAKWRVNGPLSNVPDFYEAFGVKQGQPMWRPENQRVKIW, via the coding sequence ATGAAAGCGACTTCGCCCCTTCTGCGCCGGCGCCTGCTCGCGCTGGCCCTTGCCGCGGCATCCGTCGGCAGTGTGTATGCCGCGACGCCGGCCGATGCACCCGCCAAGGCAAAGCCCGACGTGGTGGCCGATCACATCGATACCTCGGTGAACCCCGGCGATGACTTCTTCGCGTTCGCCAATGGCGGCTGGCTGAAGAACAACCCCATTCCCGCCGAGGAATCGCAGTGGGGCATCGGCCAGGTCGTGCAGAACGAGCTCTACGCCAAGCTGCGCAAGATCAGCGAGGATGCCGCCGCCGACAAGGGCGCCAAGCCCGGCAGCGACGAGCAGAAGGTCGGCGATTTCTGGACGGTGGCGATGGACCAACCCCTGGCCGATCGCCTGGGGGCCACGCCGCTGAAGGACGAGCTGGCCCGCATCGATGCCGTGCACGACGTGAACTCCGCGCTGGACGAAGCCTTCGCGTTGCATCAGATCGGCGTCGGCCCGTTCTTCGACGTCGGCATAACGCAGGATGAAAAGCAGAGCGACGTGATGGCCGTGCACCTGTGGCAGGGCGGCCTGGGCCTGCCGGAACGCGACTACTACTTCAACCCGGAGAAGGGCGTAGCCAAGGTCCGCGCCGCCTATGTCGTGCATCTCCAGCGCGTGTTCCACCTGCTGGGCAAATCCGATGCCGAGGCCGCCACCAGCGCCAAGCAGGTGATGGCGCTGGAAACCGCCTTGGCCAAGGCGTCGCGTCCACTCGCCGAACTGCGCGATCCGGAAAAGAACTATCACAAGATGGCGCCGACGGAGCTCACCGCCGGCTATACCCCCTCCATCGCCTGGAACACCCGCCTCGCCGGCTGGAAGCTGCCCGCCAGCACGGTCATCGTGGGCCAGCCGGAGTTCTACAAGAGCCTGCAGGCGGAGCTGGCCAAGACGCCGGTGGCCGTGCTGCGCGACTACATGCGCGCCCAGCTGGTGGATACCTATGCGAGCTACCTGAGCCAGGACTTCGACAACGAACACTTCGACTTCTACGGCCGCACGCTCAACGGGCAGGCGGAGCAGAAGCCGCGCTGGAAGCGCGCGCTGCGCGCGGAGAACCAGGCGCTGGGCATGATCCTGGGTCGCATCTATGTGAAGGATTATTTCTCCGAGGCCGCCAAGCAGCGCTACAACACCATGGTGGAAGCGGTGCGTACCGCCTACGGCGCGCGCATCGACAAACTGGACTGGATGAGTCCGGCCACCAAGGCCAAGGCGCATGAAAAGCTGGCAGCGATCACCAAGAAAGTCGGCTATCCGGACAAGTGGAAGGACTATTCCGCGCTGACCATCGGGCGCGCGTCGTACGCACAGAACATGATGAGCGCGATGCACTGGGAGTTCGACGACGCGGTGTCCAAGTTCGGCAAGCCGGTGGACCGCAACGAATGGGAAATGACGCCGCAGACGTACAACGCCTACTACAACCCGTCGAACAACGAGATCGTGCTTCCTGCGGCGCAGTTCATGATCCCCGGCTTCGCCGACAACCAGATCGATGATGCCGTGGTGTACGGCTACGTGGCCGCCTCCACCATCGGGCACGAGATCACCCACGGCTTCGACGACGAGGGCCGCCAGTACGACGCCAAGGGCAATCTGAAGGACTGGTGGAGCAAGGACGACGCCACGCGCTTCAAGCAGCGCGCTGACGTCATGGTGAAGCAGTTCAACGCCTATGAACCGCTGCCCGGCCTGCACATCAATGGCCAGGCCAGCCTGGGCGAAAACATCGCCGACTTCGGCGGCATCATGATTGGCCTGGATGCCTTCAAGCAGACCGCGCAGTACCAGAAGGGCGAGAAGATTGCAGGCTATACGCCGCTGCAGCGTTTCTTCCTCGGCTACGCGCTGGGATGGCTGTCGCAGGAGCGCGAAGAGAAGCTGCGCACTGGCCTGCTGGCGGACGTGCACGCACCCGCCAAGTGGCGCGTCAACGGCCCGCTGTCCAACGTGCCGGATTTCTACGAGGCCTTCGGGGTGAAGCAGGGCCAGCCGATGTGGCGTCCGGAAAACCAGCGCGTGAAGATCTGGTAA